One segment of Streptomyces sp. NBC_00576 DNA contains the following:
- a CDS encoding carbohydrate ABC transporter permease — MTVTVERARVAKDARRQGGSRHRKDSYTLFLLPGALAFLAVIVVPFLMNTGVSFTDWRGVGTPEWSGLANYRALMDDSEFWASFRHSLFMVVAMAAVPTAVGLVLAAALFDYVGKHFGSRWAAVLRACFYLPQVLPIAVAGIVWSWILAPENGSLNEVLSAVGLGSWQQDWLGDPDIALYSVMGVMVWVQLGFPLVVFMAGLQRVDPQLYEAAELDGAGWWRRFRHITLPQIRPETYVVLTWCTIAALKVFGAVYVLTKGGPGGATNVPSYFSFTTFFEKTQVGYGAAVSTVLTVIILAVSLIGLKLQTRAEDAEEGVRA, encoded by the coding sequence ATGACGGTCACCGTCGAACGGGCCCGGGTCGCCAAAGACGCCCGGCGGCAGGGCGGTTCGCGCCACCGCAAGGACTCGTACACGCTCTTCCTCCTCCCCGGGGCGCTCGCCTTCCTCGCCGTGATCGTCGTGCCGTTCCTGATGAACACCGGGGTGAGCTTCACGGATTGGCGGGGCGTGGGCACCCCGGAGTGGTCGGGGCTCGCCAACTACCGGGCACTTATGGACGATTCGGAGTTCTGGGCGTCGTTCCGGCACAGCCTGTTCATGGTCGTGGCGATGGCGGCCGTGCCCACTGCTGTCGGGCTCGTCCTGGCCGCCGCCCTGTTCGACTACGTCGGCAAGCACTTCGGGAGCCGCTGGGCGGCCGTGCTCCGCGCCTGCTTCTACCTCCCCCAGGTGCTGCCGATCGCGGTCGCCGGCATCGTCTGGAGCTGGATCCTCGCGCCCGAGAACGGCTCGCTGAACGAGGTACTGAGCGCCGTCGGGCTCGGTTCCTGGCAGCAGGACTGGCTCGGTGACCCGGACATCGCGCTCTACAGCGTGATGGGCGTGATGGTCTGGGTGCAGCTCGGCTTCCCGCTGGTCGTCTTCATGGCGGGCCTGCAACGCGTCGACCCGCAGCTCTACGAGGCCGCCGAGCTGGACGGCGCCGGCTGGTGGCGCCGCTTCCGGCACATCACGCTGCCGCAGATCCGCCCCGAGACCTACGTCGTCCTCACCTGGTGCACAATCGCCGCGCTGAAGGTGTTCGGCGCGGTGTACGTCCTGACGAAGGGCGGCCCGGGCGGCGCGACCAACGTGCCGTCCTACTTCTCCTTCACCACGTTCTTCGAGAAGACCCAGGTCGGCTACGGTGCCGCCGTCTCCACCGTCCTGACGGTGATCATCCTCGCCGTCTCGCTCATCGGCCTGAAGCTCCAGACCCGGGCCGAGGACGCCGAGGAGGGGGTACGGGCATGA
- a CDS encoding extracellular solute-binding protein, translating to MLTARRNGRRTTRTAVSLVGPLVGALLLTSCGGSESGSSDGKTLRLWHYEGPDSAMGVAWKAAVEEFEATHPGVTVEFEEKGFEQIQKTAPMVLNSSEAPDLMEYNKGNATAGLLSTQGLLTDLTAEVTKRGWDKKIGAGVRTTSQYDTNGVMGSGSWYGVPNYAEYTMVFYNKDLFKQHGIAEPTSFDELTAAMDKFVAAGITPLASAGAEYPAQQYLYQLALSKADRAWVDKYELYKGKTDFHDAAWTYGAETFADWVKKGYIGKNSSSLKAEDAGVSFIQGKSPILFSGSWWYGRFKSEAKFDWGTFLWPGSGLTLGSGGNLWVVPKGARNKELAYDFIDITMSKKIQNLLGNKGGVPVAADPAAITDPQAKSLIADFNTLSGRDGLAFYPDWPAPGFYDVLVSEVQKLITGSAKPDAVLDSLQEAYDKGVPKT from the coding sequence ATGCTGACGGCAAGAAGGAATGGCAGGCGCACGACGAGAACGGCCGTTTCCCTGGTGGGGCCCCTGGTCGGGGCCCTGCTGCTGACCTCCTGCGGCGGCTCGGAGAGCGGCTCGTCCGACGGGAAGACCCTACGTCTCTGGCACTACGAGGGCCCCGACAGCGCGATGGGCGTGGCCTGGAAAGCGGCCGTCGAGGAGTTCGAGGCGACGCATCCGGGCGTCACGGTGGAGTTCGAGGAGAAGGGCTTCGAACAGATCCAGAAGACCGCCCCGATGGTCCTCAACTCCTCCGAAGCACCGGACCTGATGGAGTACAACAAGGGCAACGCGACAGCGGGCCTGCTCTCCACACAGGGCCTGCTCACCGACCTGACCGCCGAGGTGACCAAGCGCGGCTGGGACAAGAAGATCGGCGCCGGTGTCCGCACCACCAGCCAGTACGACACCAACGGCGTGATGGGCTCCGGCAGTTGGTACGGCGTACCCAACTACGCCGAGTACACGATGGTGTTCTACAACAAGGACCTCTTCAAGCAGCACGGCATCGCCGAGCCGACGTCGTTCGACGAACTCACCGCAGCCATGGACAAGTTCGTCGCCGCCGGCATCACCCCCCTCGCAAGCGCGGGCGCCGAATACCCGGCCCAGCAGTACCTGTACCAGCTCGCCCTGTCGAAGGCGGACCGCGCCTGGGTCGACAAGTACGAGCTGTACAAGGGGAAGACGGACTTCCACGACGCCGCCTGGACGTACGGCGCCGAGACCTTCGCCGACTGGGTGAAGAAGGGGTACATCGGCAAGAACTCCAGCAGCCTCAAGGCGGAGGACGCCGGAGTCTCCTTCATCCAGGGCAAGAGCCCGATCCTGTTCTCCGGCAGCTGGTGGTACGGCCGTTTCAAGAGCGAGGCGAAGTTCGACTGGGGCACGTTCCTGTGGCCCGGCTCCGGCCTCACCCTCGGCTCCGGCGGCAACCTGTGGGTCGTCCCCAAGGGCGCCAGGAACAAGGAACTCGCCTACGACTTCATCGACATCACCATGTCGAAGAAGATCCAGAACCTGCTCGGCAACAAGGGCGGGGTCCCGGTGGCCGCCGACCCGGCCGCCATCACCGACCCGCAGGCCAAGTCCCTCATCGCCGACTTCAACACCCTCTCCGGCAGGGACGGCCTCGCCTTCTACCCCGACTGGCCGGCCCCCGGCTTCTACGACGTCCTCGTCTCCGAGGTCCAGAAGCTGATCACGGGCAGCGCGAAACCCGACGCGGTCCTCGACTCGTTGCAGGAGGCGTACGACAAGGGCGTACCCAAGACATGA
- a CDS encoding MFS transporter, giving the protein MPQPSPRPRSRPLPQPLPAVTQDALVIADFRPRGRTRTPDDHRPPGPYRRLFTVPGARAFTAGNLIARLPMGMFSVSAVIMIAGSRGSYALAGAVTATGLAATALVAPWTARLVDRYGQARIAVPATALAALGSLALLLCVHYGAPDWTLFAAYAATATTPNTGGMSRARWAHLLNGDEKALHTANSFEQAADELCFMLGPVLAAFLCGALFPEAGTLVGAVLMMTGVLLFTAQRSTEPPVRRVEALLTPGTSPLRAPGMRPLLAVCLATGAVFGSMEVVTIAFADEQGHRAAAGAVLALQAAGSCAAGLLYGALRPSGPAERRHPWCLAVMTALMTLPLLAAALTGSLLVLAGALLVAGMATAPTMITNMTLVQHRTPEGRLNEGMTLAVTGLLGGIAGGSAAGGWAAEQVSATAGYCVPVAAAASALLLSLATRSRCHSRAEAG; this is encoded by the coding sequence ATGCCGCAGCCATCACCCCGACCGCGCTCCCGACCGCTCCCCCAGCCGCTCCCCGCCGTCACCCAGGACGCCCTGGTCATCGCCGACTTCCGCCCCCGCGGCCGTACCCGTACGCCGGACGACCACCGCCCACCCGGCCCCTACCGCCGCCTCTTCACCGTCCCCGGCGCCCGCGCCTTCACCGCCGGGAACCTGATCGCCCGGCTCCCCATGGGCATGTTCAGCGTGAGCGCGGTCATCATGATCGCCGGATCGCGCGGCTCGTACGCCCTCGCCGGCGCCGTCACCGCGACCGGGCTCGCCGCGACGGCCCTGGTCGCACCCTGGACCGCACGGCTCGTCGACCGGTACGGCCAGGCCCGAATCGCCGTACCGGCCACGGCACTTGCCGCCCTCGGCTCCCTGGCCCTGCTGCTCTGCGTGCACTACGGCGCCCCCGACTGGACCCTCTTCGCCGCGTACGCCGCCACCGCCACGACCCCCAACACCGGCGGCATGTCACGGGCCCGCTGGGCCCATCTCCTGAACGGCGACGAGAAGGCGCTGCACACCGCCAACTCCTTCGAACAGGCCGCCGACGAGCTCTGTTTCATGCTGGGCCCGGTCCTCGCGGCCTTCCTGTGCGGGGCGTTGTTCCCGGAGGCGGGCACGCTGGTCGGGGCGGTCCTGATGATGACCGGCGTGCTCCTCTTCACCGCCCAGCGGTCGACCGAGCCACCCGTCCGGCGCGTCGAAGCGCTTCTCACCCCGGGTACGTCTCCGCTGCGCGCCCCCGGGATGCGCCCGCTGCTCGCCGTGTGCCTGGCCACGGGTGCCGTGTTCGGGTCGATGGAGGTCGTCACGATCGCCTTCGCCGACGAGCAGGGGCACCGGGCGGCCGCCGGCGCCGTACTCGCCCTCCAGGCGGCCGGATCGTGCGCGGCCGGTCTGCTGTACGGGGCGTTGCGGCCGTCCGGGCCCGCCGAGCGGCGCCACCCCTGGTGCCTGGCCGTGATGACGGCACTGATGACGCTGCCCCTGCTCGCCGCCGCTCTCACCGGCTCGCTTCTCGTCCTCGCGGGCGCGCTGCTCGTGGCCGGGATGGCCACCGCGCCCACGATGATCACGAACATGACCCTGGTCCAGCACCGCACCCCCGAGGGCCGCCTGAACGAGGGCATGACCCTCGCGGTGACCGGCCTCCTCGGCGGCATAGCCGGCGGTTCGGCGGCGGGGGGCTGGGCGGCGGAACAGGTGTCGGCCACGGCGGGGTACTGCGTCCCGGTCGCGGCGGCGGCGAGCGCGCTGCTGCTGTCACTCGCGACGCGCAGCCGCTGTCACTCGCGAGCCGAAGCCGGCTGA
- a CDS encoding LysR family transcriptional regulator → MSAPNHLDPRLLRAFLAVAEELHFTRAAARLYVAQQALSRDIRRLERELGADLFVRSTRRVTLSADGERLLPYARRVLAAHDELLAAFGEARPLLVDLNSPGLATGRRVLHRARELAPEHELMARFESGLTFAADELLAGRLDASFGRFAGLDPVLRAQLEQQPVRYEPMAVVLPEDHRLAALPEVPLAALAGETVYAGAGNPRTPEWTDLARQLFEGRGIGIASPAPLAVGDEEFQRIMAKLRNPVLAVVGFPAMPRTVVRPLVDPVPLSPVSLVWRRGLVHPGFDALRRAAAQLAREEGWLRMPVGGWIPAIDNDFMNNIISAHR, encoded by the coding sequence ATGTCTGCCCCGAACCACCTCGACCCCCGTCTCCTGCGCGCCTTCCTCGCCGTGGCCGAGGAGCTGCACTTCACCCGCGCAGCCGCCCGTCTCTACGTGGCCCAGCAGGCGCTGAGCCGCGACATCCGGCGCCTGGAACGGGAGTTGGGTGCCGATCTCTTCGTGCGGTCGACCCGGCGGGTGACGCTGTCGGCCGACGGTGAGCGGCTGCTGCCGTACGCCCGGCGGGTGTTGGCGGCCCATGACGAGCTGCTGGCCGCGTTCGGGGAGGCCCGGCCGCTGCTGGTGGACCTGAACTCGCCGGGGCTGGCGACCGGGCGGCGGGTGCTGCACCGGGCGCGTGAACTCGCCCCGGAGCACGAGCTGATGGCCCGGTTCGAGAGTGGGCTCACCTTCGCGGCGGATGAGTTGCTCGCGGGCCGGCTCGACGCGTCGTTCGGACGGTTCGCGGGCCTGGATCCGGTGCTGCGGGCGCAACTGGAGCAGCAGCCCGTGCGCTACGAGCCGATGGCGGTCGTCCTGCCCGAGGATCACCGGCTGGCCGCGCTGCCCGAGGTGCCGTTGGCCGCGCTGGCGGGGGAGACCGTGTACGCGGGTGCGGGGAACCCCCGGACCCCGGAGTGGACCGACCTCGCGCGTCAGCTCTTCGAGGGGCGCGGCATCGGGATCGCGTCGCCCGCGCCGCTCGCTGTGGGCGACGAGGAGTTCCAGCGGATCATGGCCAAGCTGCGGAACCCGGTCCTCGCCGTGGTGGGTTTCCCGGCGATGCCTCGGACGGTTGTGCGACCACTGGTCGACCCCGTTCCGTTGTCGCCCGTTTCGTTGGTGTGGCGGAGGGGTCTGGTGCATCCGGGATTTGACGCCCTTCGACGGGCTGCCGCCCAGCTCGCGAGGGAGGAGGGGTGGTTGCGGATGCCTGTCGGCGGATGGATTCCGGCCATCGACAACGACTTTATGAACAACATCATTTCGGCCCACAGGTGA
- a CDS encoding polysaccharide deacetylase family protein codes for MASRTRRHGAPNGAGGAARRRRLPMRLLLPSLILVALMAMLMLRGYVHSEILADHRIQPEASADLVPDKILEGGPVIDTRSGRTTSLNVPDQRLVLTFDDGPDPKWTPKVLDVLKKHRAHAVFFVTGTMASRYPDLVQRMVDEGHEVGLHTFNHPDLSFQSKKRIDWELSQNQLALAGAAGIRTSLFRPPYSSFADAMDNKSWPVTEYIGKRGYITVVNNTDSEDWRKPGVDAIIREATPKGGKGAIVLMHDSGGDRHQTVQALDRFLPDMKKKGYEFQNLTEALDAPSAHTPVAGVELAKGQAWTFLVRASDGITDVLVVGLAIIGVLVFTRFGLMLLLSVIHARRTRRPDFSWGPPITEPVSVLVPAYNEAKCIEATVRSLMRSEHPIEVIVIDDGSSDGTARIVEDMGLPNVRVVRQLNAGKPAALNRGVANARYNLIVMMDGDTVFEPGTVRELVQPFGDPRVGAVAGNAKVGNKDSLIGAWQHIEYVMGFNLDRRMYDVLRCMPTIPGAVGAFRRSALKRVGGMSDDTLAEDTDITMALHRDGWRVVYAENARAWTEAPESVQQLWSQRYRWSYGTMQAIWKHRRSVVERGPSGRFGRVGLPFVSLFMVVAPLLAPLIDVFLLYGLVFGPTEKTVFAWLGVLAIQLVCAAYAFRLDREKMTHLISLPLQQILYRQLMYVVLLQSWITALTGGRLRWQKLRRTGVVGSAPDAVPAARTSGGDRRPVA; via the coding sequence ATGGCATCCCGCACCCGCCGCCACGGCGCCCCGAACGGCGCCGGGGGCGCCGCCCGGCGCCGACGGCTGCCCATGCGCCTGCTGCTTCCCTCGCTCATCCTGGTCGCCCTGATGGCGATGCTGATGCTGCGCGGGTACGTGCACAGCGAAATCCTCGCCGACCACCGCATCCAGCCCGAGGCCTCCGCCGACCTGGTGCCGGACAAGATCCTGGAGGGCGGCCCGGTCATCGACACCAGAAGCGGCCGGACCACCAGCCTGAACGTGCCCGACCAGCGACTCGTCCTCACGTTCGACGACGGGCCGGACCCCAAGTGGACCCCGAAGGTCCTGGACGTCCTCAAGAAGCACCGCGCGCACGCGGTCTTCTTCGTCACCGGCACCATGGCCTCGCGCTACCCGGATCTCGTACAGCGCATGGTGGACGAGGGCCACGAGGTGGGGCTGCACACCTTCAACCACCCCGACCTCTCCTTCCAGTCGAAGAAACGAATCGACTGGGAGCTGTCCCAGAACCAGCTGGCGCTCGCCGGTGCGGCGGGCATCCGTACCTCGCTGTTCCGGCCGCCGTACTCCTCCTTCGCCGACGCCATGGACAACAAGTCGTGGCCGGTCACGGAGTACATCGGCAAGCGCGGCTACATCACCGTCGTCAACAACACGGACAGCGAGGACTGGCGCAAGCCCGGCGTCGACGCGATCATCCGCGAGGCCACCCCCAAGGGCGGCAAGGGCGCGATCGTCCTCATGCACGACTCCGGCGGCGACCGCCATCAGACCGTCCAGGCCCTCGACCGCTTCCTGCCCGACATGAAGAAGAAGGGGTACGAGTTCCAGAACCTCACCGAGGCCCTCGACGCGCCCAGCGCCCACACGCCGGTCGCCGGCGTCGAACTGGCGAAGGGCCAGGCGTGGACCTTCCTGGTCCGGGCCTCCGACGGGATCACCGACGTACTGGTCGTCGGTCTCGCGATCATCGGCGTCCTCGTGTTCACCCGGTTCGGCCTGATGCTGCTGCTCTCCGTCATCCACGCCCGCCGCACCCGCCGCCCCGACTTCAGCTGGGGCCCGCCGATCACCGAACCGGTGTCGGTGCTCGTCCCGGCGTACAACGAGGCCAAGTGCATCGAGGCCACCGTGCGTTCACTGATGCGGAGCGAACATCCCATCGAGGTGATCGTCATCGACGACGGGTCGAGCGACGGCACGGCCCGCATCGTCGAGGACATGGGCCTGCCGAACGTACGCGTCGTGCGCCAGCTCAACGCCGGCAAGCCCGCCGCCCTCAACAGGGGTGTGGCGAACGCCCGTTACAACCTGATCGTGATGATGGACGGCGACACGGTCTTCGAGCCCGGTACCGTCCGCGAACTCGTCCAGCCCTTCGGCGACCCGCGCGTGGGCGCCGTCGCCGGCAACGCCAAGGTCGGCAACAAGGACTCCCTGATCGGCGCCTGGCAGCACATCGAGTACGTGATGGGCTTCAACCTGGACCGCCGGATGTACGACGTGCTGCGCTGCATGCCGACGATCCCGGGCGCGGTCGGCGCCTTCCGCCGCTCCGCCCTGAAGCGGGTCGGTGGGATGAGCGACGACACGCTCGCCGAGGACACCGACATCACGATGGCCCTGCACCGCGACGGCTGGCGGGTCGTGTACGCGGAGAACGCGCGCGCCTGGACCGAGGCCCCGGAATCCGTCCAGCAGCTGTGGTCCCAGCGCTATCGCTGGTCGTACGGCACCATGCAGGCGATCTGGAAGCACCGCCGCTCGGTCGTCGAACGGGGCCCGTCGGGCCGCTTCGGTCGCGTGGGCCTGCCCTTCGTGTCGCTGTTCATGGTGGTGGCGCCGCTGTTGGCCCCCCTGATCGACGTGTTCCTTCTGTACGGGCTGGTGTTCGGCCCGACCGAGAAGACCGTCTTCGCCTGGCTGGGCGTCCTCGCCATCCAACTGGTGTGCGCGGCCTACGCGTTCCGCCTCGACCGCGAGAAGATGACCCACCTGATCTCGCTGCCCCTGCAACAGATCCTCTACCGCCAGCTCATGTACGTCGTTCTGCTCCAGTCCTGGATCACCGCGCTCACCGGCGGCCGCCTGCGCTGGCAGAAACTCCGGCGCACCGGAGTCGTGGGCTCGGCGCCGGACGCCGTACCGGCCGCCCGGACGAGCGGCGGCGACAGGAGGCCCGTGGCATGA
- a CDS encoding acyltransferase family protein gives MTQRPTAATTPADPATTPSYGVPQQPAPGEQPAAGPLPPGTRKPGRDRYLDLLRSIALVRVVVYHLFGWAWLTVVFPSMGVMFALAGSLMARSLKRPALGVIRGRIRRLLPPLWAFSAVALALMFLGGWDLAKDPDHGGTWGLVELLNYLIPIGAPPYPWSIGSKSGILENTWAVQAAGPLWYLRAYLWFVIASPLLLWAFRRVPWATLLAPLALTAVVGTGLVKIPGDTGNAVTDFAVYGGCWVLGFAHHEGLLKKIPRYVSVSCAALLMAFGIWWASGHKGPDGWDLNDIPLAQAMWSFGFVVILLQYSPSWQELPGRLAKWDRLVTLSNNRAVTIYLWHNLLIMATVPLIDRVYQLPFMTDGMTSALDSTYNLWMFVLVWPLIGLTILALGWIEDVAAKRSPRLWPDGAKRGGGRRRG, from the coding sequence ATGACCCAGCGACCTACGGCCGCCACGACGCCCGCCGACCCGGCGACCACACCCTCGTACGGCGTTCCGCAGCAGCCGGCGCCCGGGGAGCAGCCGGCCGCCGGGCCCCTCCCGCCCGGGACCAGGAAGCCCGGCCGCGACCGCTACCTCGACCTGCTTCGCAGCATCGCCCTGGTCCGCGTCGTGGTGTACCACCTGTTCGGCTGGGCGTGGCTGACCGTGGTGTTCCCGTCCATGGGCGTGATGTTCGCGCTCGCGGGCTCCCTGATGGCACGCTCCCTGAAGCGCCCGGCACTCGGAGTCATCCGGGGCCGGATCCGGCGCCTGCTGCCCCCGTTGTGGGCGTTCAGCGCGGTGGCGCTGGCGCTGATGTTCCTCGGCGGCTGGGACCTGGCCAAGGATCCCGACCACGGCGGCACCTGGGGCCTGGTCGAACTCCTCAACTACCTCATTCCGATCGGCGCCCCGCCCTACCCGTGGAGCATCGGCTCCAAGTCCGGGATCCTGGAGAACACCTGGGCGGTCCAGGCCGCGGGCCCCCTCTGGTACCTGCGGGCCTACCTGTGGTTCGTGATCGCCTCACCGCTGCTGCTGTGGGCGTTCCGCCGGGTCCCCTGGGCGACACTGCTCGCTCCGCTGGCCCTGACGGCGGTCGTCGGGACGGGCCTCGTGAAGATCCCCGGCGACACGGGCAACGCGGTGACCGACTTCGCGGTGTACGGCGGCTGCTGGGTGCTGGGCTTCGCCCACCACGAGGGCCTGCTGAAGAAGATCCCGCGCTATGTCTCCGTGTCCTGCGCGGCCCTGCTCATGGCCTTCGGCATCTGGTGGGCCTCGGGGCACAAGGGCCCCGACGGCTGGGACCTGAACGACATCCCGCTGGCCCAGGCGATGTGGTCGTTCGGGTTCGTGGTGATCCTGCTCCAGTACTCCCCGTCGTGGCAGGAGCTGCCGGGGCGCCTGGCGAAGTGGGACAGGCTGGTCACCCTGTCCAACAACAGGGCCGTCACGATCTACCTGTGGCACAACCTCCTGATCATGGCCACGGTCCCCCTGATCGACCGTGTGTACCAACTCCCGTTCATGACCGACGGGATGACGTCCGCGCTGGACTCGACGTACAACCTCTGGATGTTCGTCCTGGTGTGGCCCCTGATCGGCCTGACGATCCTGGCGCTGGGCTGGATCGAGGACGTCGCCGCCAAGCGGAGCCCACGGCTGTGGCCGGACGGGGCGAAGCGTGGGGGAGGGCGACGGAGGGGGTGA
- a CDS encoding DUF397 domain-containing protein: protein MHTSHWRKSSYSGDGSNCIEIATDPTTIHIRDSKRTDDPHLTVAPSTWTTFISYAASPRRTP from the coding sequence GTGCACACCAGCCATTGGCGGAAGTCCAGCTACAGCGGAGACGGCTCGAACTGCATCGAGATAGCCACCGACCCCACCACCATCCACATCCGCGACTCGAAACGCACCGACGACCCCCACCTCACCGTCGCCCCCTCCACCTGGACGACGTTCATCTCGTACGCGGCGTCCCCTCGCCGGACGCCGTAG
- a CDS encoding helix-turn-helix domain-containing protein: MPPTNNPTLRQRRLGAELRKLRERAGLTTTGAAPLLGVNQARVSMVETGRTPVSADKVRSMAGAYDCTDDRLVEALAAMTGRRVRGWWEGYHDHVPVALNDLAELEHHAVALRVALIVHIPALLQTTDHARALFEQVAPPMRQYEIEHRLTHRIKRQGVLHRENPPPYTAIIHEAALRMDLGGPIVARGQLKHLTDMSELPHVTVRVVPFGAPDFPTTGQSFDYVAGPVPQLDTVQLDTHYGACDFLDAETQLSKYRAVLDRMESCALRPTESADFIHRIIRDT, translated from the coding sequence GTGCCGCCCACGAACAACCCCACGCTGCGGCAACGGAGGCTGGGTGCCGAGCTGCGCAAGCTTCGCGAGCGTGCCGGGCTCACGACCACGGGCGCCGCCCCGCTTCTAGGCGTCAACCAGGCGCGGGTAAGCATGGTCGAGACTGGACGGACACCCGTCAGTGCCGACAAGGTCCGTTCCATGGCAGGTGCGTACGACTGCACGGACGACCGTCTCGTCGAGGCCCTTGCCGCGATGACAGGTCGGCGCGTCCGGGGCTGGTGGGAGGGTTACCACGACCACGTACCCGTCGCCCTGAACGACCTGGCCGAGCTAGAACACCACGCCGTTGCCCTGCGTGTGGCGCTCATCGTCCACATCCCCGCCTTGTTGCAGACCACGGATCACGCACGCGCGCTCTTTGAACAAGTGGCTCCGCCCATGCGGCAGTACGAAATCGAGCACCGCCTCACCCACCGCATCAAGCGGCAAGGCGTACTGCACCGGGAGAACCCGCCCCCGTACACGGCGATCATCCACGAGGCCGCTCTCCGCATGGACTTGGGTGGCCCTATTGTCGCTCGTGGACAGCTTAAGCACCTGACCGACATGAGCGAATTGCCACACGTCACCGTCAGGGTGGTCCCCTTCGGGGCGCCCGACTTCCCGACCACCGGCCAGTCCTTCGACTACGTCGCGGGCCCCGTCCCCCAACTCGACACGGTGCAGCTGGACACTCACTACGGCGCCTGCGACTTCCTGGACGCGGAAACCCAGTTGAGTAAGTACCGTGCCGTACTGGACCGCATGGAGTCCTGCGCACTCCGTCCCACCGAGTCAGCCGACTTCATCCACCGCATCATCCGGGACACCTGA
- a CDS encoding ATP-binding protein translates to MVTVVLPATWVYALRLPHDPRAARVARMTVRAALNGHGMHEVVDIVELLTSELVTNAYRHTKGPASLRLTALEGGRLRVGVWDSSSHIPAPFDRPPGDRMPAAPEDAEGGRGLLLVREYASSWGGWPLGDGLLDRGAGKLLWFEVGGRGDWC, encoded by the coding sequence ATGGTCACCGTAGTCCTGCCCGCCACCTGGGTGTACGCCCTCCGTCTGCCACATGACCCCCGAGCTGCACGCGTCGCACGCATGACCGTACGGGCCGCTCTGAACGGTCACGGCATGCACGAAGTCGTCGACATCGTGGAGCTGTTGACGTCCGAGCTGGTGACGAACGCGTACCGGCACACGAAGGGGCCCGCTTCGCTGCGGCTGACGGCGTTGGAGGGCGGGCGGTTGCGGGTGGGGGTGTGGGATTCGAGTTCGCACATTCCGGCGCCCTTCGACAGGCCGCCGGGGGATCGAATGCCGGCTGCTCCGGAGGATGCGGAGGGCGGGCGGGGACTACTGCTGGTGCGGGAGTACGCCAGCTCGTGGGGTGGGTGGCCCCTCGGTGACGGCCTGCTCGACCGGGGCGCCGGGAAGCTGCTGTGGTTCGAGGTCGGCGGAAGAGGGGATTGGTGCTGA